In one Candidatus Nanopelagicales bacterium genomic region, the following are encoded:
- the cysE gene encoding serine O-acetyltransferase, with amino-acid sequence MSFLPQGLVSFLAQAKEDVESVLERDPAARSAIEVALLYPGLHAIWAHRLSNSLWKQGSYFPARAVSQVARAVTGVEIHPAATIGPRVFIDHGAGVVIGETSVVGADVTIYHGVTLGGTSLSHGKRHPTVGDRVTIGAGAKVLGDINVGADSRIGANAVLVRSVDPDSVIVGVPGQVVARAGVHTAQPKHDAQDRNAPDPVGSAVQALLARVEALETEVTGKASPEGIYRPVDGVWESTDFSI; translated from the coding sequence ATGTCTTTCCTTCCCCAAGGACTGGTGTCGTTCTTAGCTCAGGCTAAGGAAGACGTCGAATCCGTACTAGAGCGCGATCCGGCAGCTCGTTCTGCCATCGAAGTGGCATTGTTGTATCCGGGTTTGCACGCTATTTGGGCGCATCGATTGAGTAATTCCTTGTGGAAGCAAGGCTCGTACTTTCCCGCTCGCGCTGTTTCTCAAGTTGCCCGAGCCGTCACAGGCGTTGAGATTCACCCAGCAGCCACGATTGGCCCACGCGTCTTCATTGATCATGGTGCAGGGGTAGTTATCGGTGAAACTTCAGTCGTAGGTGCAGATGTCACGATTTACCACGGTGTGACTCTTGGCGGAACAAGTTTGAGTCACGGAAAGCGTCACCCCACTGTGGGTGATCGCGTCACCATTGGCGCAGGTGCAAAAGTGTTAGGCGACATCAATGTCGGTGCAGATTCGCGTATTGGTGCAAACGCAGTGTTGGTTCGCTCAGTCGACCCTGATTCAGTCATCGTCGGCGTTCCAGGTCAAGTAGTTGCTCGCGCTGGTGTTCACACTGCGCAGCCCAAGCATGACGCACAGGATCGCAATGCACCTGACCCTGTGGGTAGTGCAGTGCAGGCATTGCTGGCCCGCGTTGAAGCACTGGAAACTGAAGTGACTGGCAAGGCGTCACCCGAAGGTATTTATCGACCAGTTGATGGTGTTTGGGAATCCACTGATTTTTCAATTTGA
- a CDS encoding DUF2252 domain-containing protein — MPAPKDWNLPTTTRKASVAERSAAGKAARKEHPRSALGQWSPNGDRPDVVKMVLDQEVNRVPELLPIRHARMAASPFAFYRGGASIMAYDLGTYSNSGIVSQLCGDAHLSNFGVFGSPDRSMIFDVNDFDETHPGAFEWDVARMVASFLIAAQENKFTQAESQAIASTAAKTYRESMMTYATMNDLDQWYSRVDAQYLMDLAETEGSTKAVKNMGRTLDKARSRDRWSAISKLTEIVDGKRQFLNQPPLLARLPMTGAVWLMVESQFQQYRTSMLDDRRELLRRYHIIDFAHKVVGVGSVGLRAFVVLLQGRDDDDLLVLQVKEAVQSALSRYTGGPLFTDEGHRVVAGQRMMQAASDVFLGYITGIGGRHFYLRQLRDMKWSPIISNLTPKAMNGYAQLCGKSLARGHARSGDSVKIAGYIGTSDTFDTSLVDFSQRYAEQVHKDFAEFTQAITEGKISTTMSETSAVDSSLNTETQAAGEAYELHEASKPKG, encoded by the coding sequence ATGCCTGCTCCTAAAGACTGGAATTTACCCACCACCACGCGTAAGGCATCGGTCGCAGAGCGGTCAGCTGCAGGAAAGGCAGCTCGCAAGGAACACCCACGAAGCGCGCTTGGCCAGTGGTCACCAAATGGCGACCGTCCCGATGTCGTGAAAATGGTGCTCGACCAAGAAGTCAACCGAGTGCCAGAGCTGCTGCCCATTCGTCACGCCCGGATGGCTGCTAGCCCTTTCGCCTTTTATCGCGGCGGAGCATCAATCATGGCCTACGACCTTGGCACCTACTCCAACTCTGGAATCGTGAGCCAGCTTTGTGGTGATGCCCACCTATCTAACTTTGGTGTTTTCGGTAGCCCCGACCGATCAATGATTTTCGATGTCAACGACTTTGACGAAACCCATCCAGGCGCCTTCGAGTGGGATGTGGCGCGCATGGTCGCTTCATTCTTGATCGCCGCACAGGAAAATAAATTCACGCAGGCAGAAAGCCAAGCCATCGCCAGCACTGCAGCGAAAACTTATCGCGAATCGATGATGACATACGCGACCATGAATGATCTGGATCAGTGGTACTCCAGAGTTGATGCTCAGTATTTGATGGATCTCGCGGAAACTGAAGGCAGCACAAAAGCCGTGAAGAATATGGGTCGCACACTCGATAAAGCGCGCAGCCGCGATCGATGGTCCGCAATTAGCAAATTGACCGAGATTGTTGATGGCAAGCGACAGTTCCTCAATCAACCCCCACTGCTTGCTCGGCTTCCCATGACTGGCGCTGTCTGGCTTATGGTTGAAAGCCAATTTCAGCAGTACCGCACATCAATGCTCGATGATCGACGCGAACTACTACGTCGCTACCACATCATTGACTTCGCTCACAAGGTTGTCGGAGTCGGTAGCGTTGGCCTTCGAGCATTTGTTGTACTCCTTCAAGGTCGTGATGATGATGATCTACTCGTGCTTCAGGTCAAAGAAGCTGTGCAGAGCGCGCTATCTCGATACACGGGTGGACCACTCTTTACCGACGAAGGTCATCGCGTAGTAGCTGGTCAGCGAATGATGCAAGCAGCAAGCGACGTCTTCCTTGGTTACATCACTGGCATTGGGGGGCGACACTTCTATCTACGTCAACTTCGTGACATGAAATGGTCACCGATCATCAGCAACCTGACGCCTAAGGCCATGAACGGGTATGCGCAGTTGTGTGGGAAGTCCCTTGCTCGAGGCCACGCACGCAGCGGCGACTCCGTCAAGATTGCCGGCTACATCGGAACCAGCGACACATTCGATACCTCATTGGTTGATTTCAGCCAGCGATACGCAGAACAGGTGCATAAGGATTTTGCTGAGTTCACTCAAGCCATTACCGAAGGAAAAATCTCGACCACGATGAGCGAGACATCTGCGGTTGATTCCAGTTTGAATACCGAAACGCAGGCTGCAGGAGAAGCGTATGAGTTACATGAAGCCTCGAAACCAAAGGGTTGA
- a CDS encoding cation diffusion facilitator family transporter: MGGLQHDHSGGGQLTSLQLRGRLKMALGISIVVLIVSVLGAWLSGSLALLADAGHILTDVTGLLISLLALTLAARPATNHRTFGLQRIEILAAAANAVLLFLIAGFIGYEAWHRWQDPSVVDSPLMLVFAIVGLIANVIGMRLLSAGAQQSLNLKGAYLEMLGDLLGSVAVIIAAIGMWLTGWDRLDPLVSVVVVVMILPRAWLLLREALSILLETTPNSINLDEVREHLLSQVDVVDVHDMHAWTITSGVEVMSAHVVVRSDEPRCDTGAVLKELQECLLGHFNIAHSTLQIEPEGFDHSEAPLHR, from the coding sequence ATGGGTGGGCTTCAGCATGATCACAGTGGTGGTGGTCAGCTAACTTCGCTGCAGTTGCGCGGCCGACTCAAAATGGCGCTTGGCATTTCTATCGTCGTACTCATCGTTTCAGTGCTCGGTGCATGGCTTTCTGGATCACTTGCACTGTTAGCTGATGCTGGACACATATTGACCGACGTCACCGGTTTGTTGATTTCACTTCTTGCACTCACCCTTGCTGCCCGCCCGGCAACGAACCACCGCACCTTTGGGTTGCAGCGAATAGAAATTCTCGCTGCTGCGGCAAATGCGGTGTTGCTGTTTCTCATCGCAGGGTTTATTGGCTACGAAGCCTGGCATCGCTGGCAGGATCCATCAGTTGTTGATAGTCCGCTCATGCTGGTCTTCGCAATTGTGGGACTCATTGCAAATGTGATCGGTATGCGGTTGCTGAGTGCAGGTGCTCAACAAAGCCTGAACCTCAAGGGTGCCTACCTTGAAATGCTTGGTGATCTGTTGGGTTCGGTGGCGGTGATCATCGCGGCAATAGGAATGTGGTTGACCGGCTGGGACCGTCTTGACCCGCTCGTCTCAGTCGTGGTCGTCGTCATGATCCTGCCTAGAGCCTGGCTGCTTCTACGAGAAGCCTTATCAATTCTTTTGGAAACCACACCAAATTCCATCAACCTTGATGAAGTTCGCGAACACCTGCTCTCCCAAGTCGACGTGGTTGATGTTCATGACATGCATGCATGGACGATCACATCTGGTGTTGAGGTCATGAGCGCCCATGTTGTGGTTCGCTCCGATGAGCCGCGCTGTGACACCGGTGCTGTGCTAAAGGAACTTCAAGAGTGTTTGCTCGGGCACTTCAATATTGCCCATTCGACGCTGCAAATTGAGCCAGAAGGCTTTGATCACTCTGAGGCACCGCTGCATCGTTAG
- a CDS encoding LysR substrate-binding domain-containing protein has product MASVTVVQLRAFVAIAATQHFGDAAAMIGVSQPTLSQALSTLEANLDVQLVERNPRQVLVTAAGLKLLPLAQQAVAAVDAVVDAAEPARWLTGSMRLGVIPTIAPYLLPSVLRTIKREAPDLELSVHEDQTWRLIDALKRGDIDVAILALPTSDAGLLEIPMYVEDFVLALPAKSALAGRVDVDPTTLQDLHLLLLDEGHCLRDQALDVCRQAGANEAGSDPARASSLATIVQLVSAGLGATLLPATAVTVEARGAALGIAHFKAPAPGRTIGLVYRSSTRRAAELEDFAEILRRAVIKGKLAARPLWQPPS; this is encoded by the coding sequence ATGGCCTCAGTTACCGTGGTGCAGTTGCGTGCCTTTGTTGCGATTGCTGCGACCCAACACTTTGGCGATGCCGCCGCAATGATTGGGGTTTCCCAGCCGACTCTGAGTCAGGCGCTTTCTACCCTTGAAGCCAATCTTGATGTGCAACTCGTTGAACGCAATCCACGCCAGGTGCTTGTCACGGCTGCCGGGTTAAAGCTGTTGCCTTTGGCTCAGCAAGCAGTAGCGGCTGTGGATGCAGTCGTTGACGCTGCTGAACCAGCGCGGTGGCTCACTGGGTCTATGCGCCTTGGCGTGATCCCGACGATCGCCCCATATCTATTGCCCTCGGTATTGCGCACGATAAAGCGTGAAGCACCTGATCTTGAACTCTCAGTTCACGAGGACCAAACCTGGCGACTGATTGATGCGCTGAAGCGCGGTGATATCGATGTTGCGATCTTGGCGTTACCTACGAGTGATGCGGGGCTCTTAGAGATCCCAATGTATGTCGAGGATTTCGTGTTGGCTCTCCCGGCAAAAAGTGCGCTCGCCGGTCGAGTGGATGTTGACCCAACGACGTTGCAAGATCTGCACCTACTACTCCTTGATGAAGGACACTGTTTGCGCGATCAAGCATTGGATGTTTGCCGACAAGCGGGAGCCAATGAAGCGGGCAGTGATCCGGCACGTGCGTCGTCGTTAGCAACTATCGTGCAGTTGGTTTCCGCAGGATTGGGTGCCACCTTGCTACCAGCCACCGCCGTTACCGTTGAGGCCAGAGGTGCAGCCTTAGGGATTGCGCACTTCAAGGCTCCCGCTCCTGGTCGCACTATTGGGTTGGTCTATCGCTCTTCAACGAGGCGAGCTGCCGAGTTGGAAGACTTCGCAGAAATTCTTCGACGTGCAGTAATCAAGGGCAAACTTGCCGCCCGGCCGCTGTGGCAACCACCGAGCTAA
- the cysK gene encoding cysteine synthase A, giving the protein MRIANDITELIGNTPLVKIRNITDGANATVAAKLEFFNPGNSVKDRIGVAMIDAAQSAGLIGPDTIVVEPTSGNTGIALAMVCAARGIKVVLTMPETMSIERRMLLRGYGAELILTPGPEGMGGAIAKAKELADSDPKYFMPQQFENAANPAIHRATTAEEIWNDTDGKVDIVIAGVGTGGTITGVGQVLKERNPKVQIIAVEPAASPVLSGGAKGPHPLQGIGAGFVPTVLDTQVFDEVVKVEAEDALKTARRAATEEGLLVGISSGAALWAAAQVAQRPENAGKLIVVIVPSFGERYLSTALFAGLGD; this is encoded by the coding sequence ATGCGCATTGCAAATGACATCACTGAGTTGATCGGCAACACCCCGTTAGTCAAGATTCGCAATATCACCGATGGCGCCAATGCCACGGTCGCTGCCAAGCTTGAGTTCTTCAATCCGGGTAACTCCGTGAAGGATCGCATTGGCGTGGCGATGATCGATGCTGCACAGTCAGCAGGACTCATCGGTCCTGACACCATCGTTGTAGAGCCAACAAGTGGAAACACTGGCATCGCTCTAGCGATGGTGTGCGCAGCACGCGGCATCAAGGTTGTGTTAACGATGCCAGAGACCATGAGCATTGAGCGCCGGATGTTGCTTCGTGGCTATGGAGCAGAACTCATTCTGACCCCTGGGCCAGAAGGTATGGGTGGAGCGATCGCCAAGGCAAAGGAACTTGCGGATTCAGACCCTAAGTACTTCATGCCACAGCAGTTTGAAAACGCAGCTAACCCAGCAATTCACCGCGCAACAACTGCGGAAGAAATCTGGAATGACACTGACGGCAAAGTCGACATCGTGATTGCTGGCGTAGGAACTGGCGGCACCATTACCGGCGTTGGTCAGGTTCTTAAGGAACGTAATCCAAAGGTTCAGATCATTGCGGTTGAGCCAGCAGCATCACCAGTGCTTTCAGGTGGAGCTAAAGGACCACATCCGCTTCAGGGCATTGGTGCAGGGTTCGTGCCAACAGTGCTCGACACTCAGGTTTTTGACGAAGTCGTCAAGGTTGAAGCCGAAGATGCGCTCAAGACAGCTCGTCGCGCAGCCACTGAAGAAGGTCTCCTGGTAGGCATTTCCTCAGGTGCGGCCCTGTGGGCAGCAGCCCAGGTTGCACAGCGCCCAGAAAATGCAGGCAAATTGATCGTGGTCATCGTGCCTTCCTTCGGCGAGCGCTATCTTTCGACCGCCCTTTTTGCTGGTCTAGGCGACTAA
- a CDS encoding MFS transporter, translating into MEDEGAPGWQRNNYAAMLAVFLLCITFSFTIPFLPLYIQQIDPTVSGPDAAMWAGIATGLGGVGSFISGPIWGILGDKYGRKPMLIRACVGGAVGLVLFGFATSIWQIVAIRGFIGIMAGAPAAAMALIAAGTPAAKLPKALGQFQGATLGGIAIGPVIAAGFIAAWGYETTFFVAGALMFSGAAVTVFMIKEPKRALAPKGSVKKQSMRTVLRSPLVWGALILVLLLSFAAPMVQPILPPYVVELLPDKSNATAIIGWLFFGISAAGAIASVFAGRVIGRIGLQRVLLISAIGVAVFLIPMGFVNSVIALSVLAIVMSLFGGFLTTSAVTLLPTVVTAAALSSMFGLYQSVQALSAQLGPAVGGIIAANISYEAAFFIAAATLIFLGLPMFYIFKRIAAVHKVIEEPHPHQIEKSVDSQTPSTGR; encoded by the coding sequence ATGGAAGACGAAGGTGCCCCAGGTTGGCAACGCAATAACTACGCAGCAATGCTCGCGGTGTTTTTGCTGTGCATCACCTTCTCCTTCACGATTCCCTTCCTTCCCCTTTACATTCAACAAATAGACCCAACCGTGAGTGGGCCGGATGCAGCCATGTGGGCAGGTATCGCAACGGGACTTGGTGGCGTGGGCTCGTTCATCTCTGGGCCGATCTGGGGAATCCTGGGAGACAAGTACGGGCGTAAGCCCATGCTCATCCGCGCGTGTGTCGGCGGTGCTGTCGGGTTAGTTCTCTTTGGCTTTGCCACGAGCATCTGGCAAATCGTTGCTATACGAGGGTTCATTGGCATCATGGCCGGAGCCCCTGCCGCAGCTATGGCCCTGATTGCTGCCGGTACACCAGCAGCAAAACTCCCCAAAGCCTTGGGTCAATTTCAAGGCGCAACCTTGGGGGGCATAGCTATCGGACCAGTGATCGCCGCAGGCTTTATTGCTGCTTGGGGCTATGAAACTACATTCTTTGTTGCAGGTGCATTGATGTTCTCTGGGGCTGCAGTCACAGTGTTCATGATCAAAGAACCAAAACGCGCTTTGGCACCCAAGGGCTCAGTCAAAAAACAAAGCATGCGCACTGTTCTGCGATCTCCACTTGTTTGGGGTGCTTTGATTTTGGTGCTCCTCCTGAGCTTTGCCGCACCAATGGTTCAACCAATTCTTCCGCCGTATGTCGTAGAGCTATTACCGGACAAGTCCAACGCAACCGCAATTATTGGGTGGCTCTTCTTTGGCATCTCTGCGGCAGGAGCCATTGCATCGGTGTTCGCAGGTCGAGTGATTGGTCGCATCGGCCTTCAACGAGTGCTGCTTATTTCGGCAATTGGCGTTGCAGTCTTTTTGATCCCAATGGGCTTTGTGAATTCGGTGATTGCACTGTCAGTCTTAGCCATCGTCATGTCACTCTTTGGCGGCTTTCTCACCACTAGTGCGGTCACGTTACTTCCAACTGTTGTTACAGCTGCGGCACTCAGTTCAATGTTTGGGCTTTACCAAAGCGTGCAGGCACTATCCGCTCAACTGGGTCCGGCCGTGGGCGGAATCATTGCGGCAAACATAAGTTACGAAGCAGCGTTTTTCATCGCAGCCGCTACCTTGATCTTCCTCGGACTCCCGATGTTTTATATCTTTAAACGTATTGCGGCAGTTCATAAAGTTATTGAAGAACCGCATCCTCATCAAATTGAAAAATCAGTGGATTCCCAAACACCATCAACTGGTCGATAA
- a CDS encoding cytochrome P450 — protein sequence MSSLDIPDRKYFRTPATAPGPSGPQMLPAFRAIRRDPLAYLNEIWKRFGDVVQFPIPTPPSYFVSHPDAVKQVLVDRARDYSKATIQYKALALVTGNGLLTADDPPWREHRNMLQPAFHPRQLEPLVGQVELGAVRLLDEWASVSSSETVDVERAMLRAALETVGHALFTQDLSGDAAELTDATLEALEVVVARARVPISPPRWIPTPANRRLKRANAILDAAVARLIDLRKQGGASLNPDVLDLLIAAKDSSGNSLSDTEIRDEIVTFIVAGHETVAAALTWCWALLAAHREVQEQLQNEVRSVVTDEPLTLDILAQLPFTRACVDEALRLYPPAWLITRKALKDDELAGAQIPAGALVIMSPWIVHRHPDFWTDPDSYEPQRFLDGSVTRHAFIPFGNGLRLCIGRDFAYAEAVALVARIASRFTLTFPDGESVPEANPSVTMRPIGGLNLRVEAR from the coding sequence GTGTCTTCACTCGACATCCCTGATCGTAAGTATTTTCGAACTCCGGCTACTGCACCAGGTCCGTCTGGTCCACAAATGCTTCCAGCCTTCCGTGCCATTCGTCGCGACCCATTGGCCTATCTCAACGAGATCTGGAAACGATTTGGCGACGTGGTGCAATTCCCAATTCCAACGCCGCCTAGCTACTTCGTCAGTCACCCCGATGCGGTCAAGCAAGTGTTGGTCGACCGAGCCCGCGATTACAGCAAAGCCACAATTCAATACAAGGCGTTGGCACTTGTGACTGGCAACGGGCTACTAACTGCCGATGATCCGCCTTGGCGTGAACACCGCAACATGTTGCAACCGGCTTTTCATCCTCGCCAATTGGAACCTTTGGTGGGGCAGGTTGAACTGGGCGCTGTTCGGTTACTGGATGAATGGGCATCAGTGTCTTCGTCAGAAACGGTCGATGTTGAGCGGGCAATGCTGCGTGCGGCGTTAGAAACCGTGGGTCACGCACTGTTTACGCAAGACCTTTCCGGTGATGCCGCCGAACTCACGGATGCCACCTTGGAGGCACTTGAAGTCGTCGTGGCGCGCGCTCGAGTACCGATTTCACCTCCGCGATGGATACCCACTCCGGCGAATCGCAGATTAAAGCGAGCAAACGCAATTTTGGATGCCGCCGTTGCTCGACTCATTGATCTTCGCAAGCAGGGGGGAGCTTCACTGAATCCTGATGTACTGGATTTGCTGATCGCCGCGAAAGATTCATCAGGGAACTCATTGAGCGATACCGAGATCCGAGATGAAATCGTCACGTTCATCGTTGCTGGTCACGAAACAGTTGCTGCAGCGCTTACGTGGTGTTGGGCCTTGCTAGCGGCTCATCGAGAAGTTCAAGAGCAGTTGCAAAATGAAGTGCGTTCGGTTGTGACAGATGAACCTCTGACGCTGGACATTTTGGCTCAGCTTCCATTCACTCGTGCCTGCGTGGATGAGGCGCTTCGTTTGTATCCACCCGCATGGTTGATTACCCGTAAGGCACTCAAGGATGACGAGCTAGCTGGTGCGCAGATTCCAGCAGGTGCGTTGGTAATTATGAGTCCGTGGATTGTGCACCGTCATCCAGATTTCTGGACTGACCCAGATTCTTATGAGCCACAACGTTTTCTCGACGGATCAGTGACGCGTCATGCATTTATTCCATTTGGGAATGGTTTGCGTTTGTGTATTGGGCGCGACTTCGCCTATGCAGAAGCAGTTGCCCTCGTTGCGCGCATTGCTTCACGATTCACGCTGACATTTCCCGATGGTGAATCGGTGCCTGAAGCAAACCCAAGCGTGACGATGAGGCCCATTGGTGGCCTGAATCTGAGGGTTGAAGCACGCTAA
- a CDS encoding SDR family oxidoreductase, with protein sequence MDTTRHAGKIAIVTGAASGIGKATAIRLAAEGAQVFAADINVEALTLTASEITAAGGVCTAVTCDVTQQSDIDALVGAVGDRIDILANVAGIMDHFLPLGEVDDATWDEVFDVNLKGVMRLTRAVIPVMESAGKGSIVTVVSKAAVGAGAAGVAYTASKHAVAGLVKSVAYFYGAKGIRSNGVLPGAVNTNIGTSSTPHAPWAMERAMLSMATMQPPAEPDQIATAISWLASEEASNVNGSLLLDDNGWATA encoded by the coding sequence ATGGACACCACTCGGCATGCAGGAAAGATCGCAATCGTCACGGGCGCCGCAAGCGGCATCGGTAAGGCAACTGCGATTCGTTTAGCGGCTGAGGGCGCACAGGTGTTTGCTGCAGATATTAATGTCGAAGCATTGACGTTAACTGCAAGTGAAATTACTGCAGCAGGCGGAGTGTGCACCGCTGTGACATGCGATGTTACTCAGCAGTCAGATATTGATGCACTCGTTGGTGCCGTTGGAGACCGTATTGACATCTTGGCCAATGTTGCAGGAATCATGGATCATTTCCTTCCTCTGGGTGAAGTCGATGACGCGACTTGGGATGAAGTTTTTGATGTGAATCTCAAAGGCGTGATGCGATTGACTCGCGCAGTCATTCCTGTGATGGAAAGTGCGGGCAAAGGTTCAATAGTTACCGTCGTTTCTAAAGCCGCCGTTGGTGCAGGTGCTGCTGGCGTTGCTTACACAGCGAGTAAACATGCTGTTGCGGGGCTTGTAAAAAGCGTCGCGTACTTCTACGGGGCTAAAGGCATTCGTTCAAATGGCGTGTTACCGGGTGCAGTGAATACCAATATTGGTACTTCATCTACACCGCATGCTCCTTGGGCAATGGAGCGGGCAATGTTGTCGATGGCAACAATGCAACCGCCGGCTGAGCCAGATCAAATTGCCACGGCAATTTCATGGTTGGCGAGCGAAGAAGCATCAAATGTGAATGGTTCACTGCTCCTTGATGACAATGGCTGGGCAACTGCATAG
- a CDS encoding bifunctional FO biosynthesis protein CofGH, translated as MVGSEIDRSRVTYSPKVFIPLTTLCRDRCGYCTFAQSPAHVAPFLTLDEVVAIARAGAEVGCHEALFTLGEAPEDRYPVARQWLDDHGYASTIDYLVAACQAVLDETGLLPHANAGAISKEELFKLRAVAPSQGMMIETLRDDLPAHRGAPDKAPERRLATLEAAGELKIPFTTGILVGIGESREDRIAALEAIAASHARHGHVQEVIVQNFMPKPDTVMRLAPACSEEDHLDAIKLACMILPPDVHVQAPPNLVDDAARLLGAGIDDFGGISPITADHVNPERPWPHIEDLRAVVEASGQSLVPRLTVHPSYVLNADEWIDQRLHFAVMDRSDAEGLARDDRGAMFPERYEAAKNVGTGPEVIQIGRRSTAWYSGSDQIPEMLIAHGESVSVGGEVGEVLAGVRAGQELGEEELVTLFGARGKGVLAVASLADELRQQVNGDVVTFVRNRNINYTNVCTFKCKFCAFSKGPATLNLRGEPYLLTGSDVAVRAVEAVELGATEVCLQGGIHPDFNGQSYLDILAEVKAAAPSLHIHAFSALEVWEGANRLGLPLREFLTLLRDAGLRSLPGTAAEILDDEIRNVICADKVNTEQWLEVHETAHEVGLKSNVTIMFGTIERPVHWARHLLRTREVQARTGGFTEFVPLPFVHMAAPIYLKKGARRGPTWRETVLMHAVGRIAYHGSINNIQASWVKLGVSGAQQLLRAGVNDLGGTLMDENISRAAGATHGQGITVEEFAQITDPIGRELQERTTLYSPIAASVQV; from the coding sequence ATGGTGGGAAGCGAGATTGATCGCTCTCGGGTGACCTATTCCCCAAAGGTGTTTATTCCCCTCACGACCCTGTGTCGAGATCGCTGTGGGTACTGCACCTTCGCCCAATCACCCGCGCATGTGGCCCCATTCCTCACCCTTGACGAAGTTGTGGCAATTGCCCGAGCCGGTGCCGAGGTCGGCTGCCACGAAGCCCTGTTCACTTTGGGCGAAGCCCCAGAAGATCGCTATCCCGTTGCTCGTCAATGGCTTGATGATCATGGGTACGCGTCAACCATTGACTACCTCGTAGCAGCGTGTCAGGCAGTCTTGGATGAAACGGGACTACTTCCGCATGCCAACGCTGGTGCGATTTCCAAGGAGGAGCTGTTCAAGCTCCGAGCTGTGGCGCCAAGCCAAGGAATGATGATCGAAACCTTGCGTGATGACTTGCCTGCGCACCGAGGTGCTCCTGATAAGGCACCTGAGCGGCGCTTAGCAACGCTTGAAGCAGCAGGTGAATTAAAGATTCCATTCACCACCGGCATCTTGGTTGGTATCGGCGAATCTCGCGAAGATCGCATTGCTGCATTGGAAGCGATAGCTGCATCCCATGCACGACATGGCCATGTGCAAGAAGTCATTGTTCAAAACTTCATGCCAAAGCCTGACACAGTGATGCGATTAGCGCCGGCGTGTAGCGAAGAAGATCACCTTGATGCCATCAAGTTGGCATGCATGATTTTGCCTCCTGATGTGCATGTGCAAGCGCCACCAAATTTGGTTGACGATGCAGCTCGCCTCTTGGGTGCGGGCATCGATGATTTCGGTGGAATTTCTCCGATCACTGCGGATCACGTAAATCCAGAGCGACCTTGGCCGCATATTGAAGACCTGCGTGCTGTCGTAGAAGCAAGTGGTCAGTCGCTCGTGCCTCGCCTTACCGTTCATCCTTCGTATGTATTGAATGCTGATGAGTGGATTGACCAACGCCTGCACTTTGCAGTGATGGATCGAAGCGATGCTGAAGGTTTGGCGCGTGATGATCGTGGTGCGATGTTCCCCGAACGATATGAAGCAGCAAAAAACGTTGGCACGGGTCCCGAAGTTATTCAAATCGGACGTCGGTCAACGGCTTGGTATTCAGGTTCAGATCAAATCCCCGAGATGCTCATTGCTCATGGTGAGAGCGTGAGTGTTGGTGGCGAGGTTGGTGAAGTACTCGCGGGAGTTCGTGCCGGGCAAGAGTTGGGCGAAGAAGAGCTCGTCACCCTATTTGGTGCACGTGGCAAAGGGGTTCTGGCTGTTGCTTCGTTAGCCGATGAATTGCGACAGCAGGTCAATGGCGATGTCGTCACGTTTGTGCGCAATCGAAATATTAACTACACGAACGTATGTACCTTCAAATGTAAGTTCTGTGCTTTTTCTAAAGGCCCCGCGACGCTGAATCTTCGTGGCGAGCCGTATTTGTTAACGGGCAGCGATGTTGCTGTGCGTGCAGTTGAAGCTGTAGAGCTTGGTGCGACTGAAGTGTGTTTGCAAGGTGGCATTCACCCTGACTTTAACGGGCAGTCCTATCTCGACATTCTTGCTGAGGTAAAGGCAGCTGCTCCTAGCCTGCATATCCACGCCTTTTCTGCGCTAGAGGTGTGGGAGGGAGCCAATCGTCTCGGTCTTCCACTGCGTGAATTTCTTACGCTACTTCGCGATGCCGGCCTTCGTTCGTTGCCCGGTACTGCCGCTGAAATTCTTGATGACGAAATTCGAAACGTGATCTGCGCCGACAAGGTAAATACTGAGCAGTGGCTTGAAGTGCATGAAACTGCTCATGAAGTGGGTTTGAAATCAAACGTCACCATCATGTTTGGGACTATTGAACGACCAGTGCACTGGGCCCGGCACCTGTTGCGCACTCGCGAAGTGCAAGCACGTACGGGTGGTTTCACTGAATTTGTCCCACTGCCTTTTGTTCATATGGCTGCGCCGATCTATTTGAAAAAAGGTGCACGTCGAGGCCCAACTTGGCGCGAAACCGTGTTGATGCATGCTGTTGGACGCATCGCGTATCACGGGTCCATCAACAATATTCAGGCATCATGGGTGAAACTCGGAGTCAGTGGCGCTCAGCAGTTGTTGCGCGCTGGTGTGAATGACCTCGGCGGCACGCTTATGGACGAAAATATTTCTCGCGCCGCAGGTGCAACGCATGGTCAAGGGATCACCGTCGAAGAATTTGCACAGATCACAGATCCCATTGGACGTGAACTTCAAGAGCGCACCACGCTGTATTCACCAATTGCGGCTTCCGTTCAGGTTTAG